Genomic DNA from Streptococcus uberis:
AGCAATAATCCTTGACATGGCATCCTCCTTAGTTCTCGTGAAAACCATTTTAGTTCTTAAGAGAACTATTGTCAAGGAAATTGATTATTTCTGAAAAATTTATTATTTTTCAATAGTTTTCACATGAGCCTCAAACACTATTTCTAATAGAGTATTAGGGGCTCTTATGTTATAATGAAGTGATGACTCTTAAAGGAGAAAAGAAATGTCAAATGAAAAAATTGCCATATTAGGTCCCGGTTCTTGGGGTACTGCTCTGGCTCAAGTCTTAAATGATAACGGCCACCAAGTATGTCTCTGGGGAGATTCTCAAGAACAAATTGATGAAATCAATCAAAAACATACAAACACGCGCTATTTCAAAGATATTGTTATTGATGAAAAGATAAAAGCCACTACAGATTTAAAAGAAGCACTAAAAGATGCTAATGCTATTTTATTTGTAGTTCCAACAAAAGTGACACGTCTAGTCGCTAAACAAGTAGCTGAAACGTTAGATCATAAAGTTATCATGATGCATGCTTCTAAAGGGTTAGAACCAGGAACGCATGAACGCCTTTCAACTGTTATTTCAGAAGAAGTCCCTGCAGAACTTCGTAGTGAAATTGTGGTCGTCTCTGGACCAAGTCATGCGGAAGAAACCATTGTTCGAGACATTACCCTAATTACTGCTGCATCTCGAGACCTTGAAGCAGCCAAGTATGTACAAGCTCTTTTTAGCAACCATTATTTCAGACTTTATACTAACAGCGATGTCATCGGAGTCGAAACAGCTGGTGCTTTAAAAAATATTATAGCTGTAGGCGCAGGTGCTCTCCACGGCTTAGGCTATGGGGACAATGCAAAAGCAGCTGTCATTACACGTGGGCTCGCAGAAAT
This window encodes:
- a CDS encoding NAD(P)H-dependent glycerol-3-phosphate dehydrogenase, coding for MSNEKIAILGPGSWGTALAQVLNDNGHQVCLWGDSQEQIDEINQKHTNTRYFKDIVIDEKIKATTDLKEALKDANAILFVVPTKVTRLVAKQVAETLDHKVIMMHASKGLEPGTHERLSTVISEEVPAELRSEIVVVSGPSHAEETIVRDITLITAASRDLEAAKYVQALFSNHYFRLYTNSDVIGVETAGALKNIIAVGAGALHGLGYGDNAKAAVITRGLAEITRLGVKLGADPLTYSGLSGVGDLIVTGTSVHSRNWRAGDALGRGEKLEDIERNMGMVIEGISTTKVAYEIAQELGVYMPITTAIYKSIYEGAGIKESILGMMSNEFRSENEWH